The sequence GAAAAAACCTTTTCAAACTAAAGAATAAATAGATTGTCCAATATCGATTTTCGTGTCAATTGATATCATGTACCGCAAAAGGTTCGATAAGGACGGGTAGATTGCTCAGGCAGTGTGCAGTAATCAGCCTGTTCGGAGGAGTGCGCGTAGGGACTTGAAAGAACATGAAGAAGCTGCTCCATCACGCTGTAATCCCCTTGTTTCACTGCAGCTTCTAATGCAGCTTCTACTCGGTGGTTGCGAGGGATTATCGCAGGATTGCTGTTCCGCATCAACTGATGCGAGGATGCTTTCACTTCTTGCTGCCTGCTTAGTCTCGCCTGCCACATCTCATACCACTTAGCAAATTCTGAGCTCCTAAAAAGGTCCATATCCTCCAGTGCATCAAATGTTAAGGCTCGGAAGGTATTGGTATAATCGGCACGATACTTTTGCATCATACTGAGGAGATCTTTGACAAAGGATTCATCTTGTATCTCTTCGTTAAATATCCCCAGCTTTGCTCTCATTCCTGTGAGCCAATTATTGTGATACAACTCATTAAAATCTGAAATTGCATCCTGAGCCAGTATGATAGCCTGTTCATGATTGACATGTAGCAGTGGCAAAAGAGTTTCAGCAAATCGCGCAAGATTCCATCCGCCAATATACGGCTGATTGCCGTAGGCATAGCGACCTTGAGAGTCAATGGAACTGAATACTGTTCCCGGGTCATAATAATCCATAAAGGCGCAAGGACCATAATCGATGGTTTCTCCGCAAATGGTCATATTGTCAGTGTTCATTACCCCGTGGATAAAACCAACCAGTTGCCACTTAGCAATCAGCATAGCCTGACGCTTAATCACTTCCTGAAGCAGTGAAAGATATCGACTCTCATCAGTCTCAACGTCTGGAAAATGTCTTTGTAAGGTATAATCAGCAAGGACCCGCAGTTCCTCAGCTGTACCCCATTTTGCAACGTATTGAAAGGTGCCAACGCGCAGATGACTGGCCGCCACACGGGACAGGATTGCACCGTTTAGGTCGGTTTCTCGGATTACTGACTCACCGGTAGTCACCACAGCTAAACTACGGGTGGTAGGAATACCGAGCGCATACATTGCTTCGCTGATGATATATTCGCGCAGCATCGGTCCAAGTGCCGCTCGACCATCGCCCCCACGGGAGTATGGGGTTCTACCTGAACCCTTGAGTTGAATATCAAAC comes from Chengkuizengella sediminis and encodes:
- a CDS encoding protein adenylyltransferase SelO, which gives rise to MTKRIETGWNLDNGYAHLPKLFYSNLNPNPVRSPKLIILNDPLATDLGLNVQSLQSEDGIAVLAGNQIPEGASPLAQAYAGHQFGHFNMLGDGRAMLLGEQITPQGERFDIQLKGSGRTPYSRGGDGRAALGPMLREYIISEAMYALGIPTTRSLAVVTTGESVIRETDLNGAILSRVAASHLRVGTFQYVAKWGTAEELRVLADYTLQRHFPDVETDESRYLSLLQEVIKRQAMLIAKWQLVGFIHGVMNTDNMTICGETIDYGPCAFMDYYDPGTVFSSIDSQGRYAYGNQPYIGGWNLARFAETLLPLLHVNHEQAIILAQDAISDFNELYHNNWLTGMRAKLGIFNEEIQDESFVKDLLSMMQKYRADYTNTFRALTFDALEDMDLFRSSEFAKWYEMWQARLSRQQEVKASSHQLMRNSNPAIIPRNHRVEAALEAAVKQGDYSVMEQLLHVLSSPYAHSSEQADYCTLPEQSTRPYRTFCGT